CTCTACCAAACAGGCTAATATTGCTTATTATAATTCTCCTTATATAGAATATGTAGTATCTATTTTCATGATACTTGCCGGAATTAACTTCACTCTCTTCTTTTATTTGATTAAAGGAAAAGTGAAGAAAGTACTGTTTGATGAGGAATTAAGATGGTTTCTGTGGTCGCTGGTTATTTTTACCGGTATATTTACGGTAGCCTTAACTTACACCAACCAATTTGGAGCTGGAGAATCTTTCCGGAAAGCACTATTTCAGGTAGCATCACTTCATACAACAACCGGACTAGTCTCAGCCGACTACATGACCTGGAAGCCTTTTCTTTGGGCATTACTAGTCGTTATCATGTTTTTGGGAGCTTGTAGTGGTTCTGCCTCAGGAGCTATAAAAAGTATCCGCCTGCTTATTTTAAGTAAGATGACCAAAAATGAGTTTAAACGTATGATTCACCCCAATGCAGTGCTCCCGGTAAAGGTGAAAAAAATAGCTATTTCTCCTTCCTTACAATCTTCTATTCTGTTATTTATACTTATGTACATTGTTATATTAGTAGTTAGCTGGGTAGCAATGATGGCTATGGGAGTAGGAAATATAGAAGCCTTTGGAACTGTAGTTTCAAGCATAAGCAGTGTAGGTCCCGGATTAGGACTTTGCGGCCCGGCTCATTCATGGAGCTGCCTTCCCGACGGAGGAAAGTGGCTTTTATCTTTCCTGATGTTACTTGGACGTTTGGAATTACTCACTGTATTACTTCTTTTCACCCCACAGTTCTGGAAAAAAAGATAAGGATATTGAATGCGCGGAAAAACACCCTCTATATTTTGTTATTATAGGGGGTGGAAATAATTTTTCCGCGGCTCATATTCAGCATTTTAAGACAAAAAGTAAAACGTATTGTCAGAAAACAACCTTATGTTTTTCCTATTTTAGGAGCTCAACCGAGTTAAAAAGTGTTTCATCTTTGTTTATCAGCCATTTAATTGGTTTATAGTTTAAATCCAAACAGGTTATAATACCAATTTCATCCTGATCTATTTTTATTTCAAGGCGAAAGAATTTTGGAAAGACCAATTTGTTTCACTCACACATTATATAGTTATTAGTCTTATACAAAAGAAGTGCTACAGCACATTTAACTATTCACAATTATTACTATTTACTTCACAATTTTAGCTTCTGAGAATAGAAATTATACTAATTCTGTTCTTTACGACTTTTTATCATCCAGATAAAAAAGAGAATAAAAAATCCACTTTTTGTTAGGTGCAGTTTGCAAATGATTAATAATAAATTGTATCTTTGCGCTCTTAAAAGCTGAATATCAGCTTCTAATTTATTATTGTTAAATATTTCTATTTATATTATACATTTTTAATGTACATTGAACTATGAATTTTATGATGTTAGTCGTCGCTGTTATCACGGCAATAGCCTTGGTTGCTGCGGCATTGTTTATCGCCAAAGCGATCTCGCCGCGGTCGTTTAACCCGCAAAAGGGAGAAGCGTACGAATGCGGTATTCCTACACGAGGTAAGTCTTGGATGCAGTTCAGAGTGGGTTATTACCTATTTGCCATCCTGTTTTTAATGTTCGACGTTGAAACCGTCTTTCTTTTCCCTTGGGCTACCATTGTGGGTGAGCTAGGCGTTAACGGACTTATCAGTATTTTATTTTTCTTCGGTGTGTTAATTTTAGGCCTGGCTTATGCCTGGAAGAAAGGAGCTCTTGAATGGAAATAAAGAAGCCGAAAATAAAGTCTATGCAATATGAAGACTTCAAAGATAATGAGTATTTGGAAAACATGGTTGCTGAGATCAATGCCGAAGGTACAAACGTGCTTCTTGGTAAATTGGACGATCTTATCAACTGGGGACGAAGCAATTCCCTTTGGCCGCTTACATTCGCTACAAGCTGTTGCGGTATTGAATTCATGGCACTTGGTGCCGCGCGTTATGACATGGCCCGTTTCGGGTTTGAAGTAGCACGTGCCAGCCCTCGTCAGGCAGATATGATCATGGTTTGCGGAACAATCACCGATAGAATGGCTCCGGTATTAAAGCGTCTTTACGACCAGATGCCAGAACCTAAATACGTGGTTGCTGTAGGCGGATGCGCTGTTAGCGGTGGTCCGTTTAAGAAGTCTTATCACGTAGTGAACGGAGTAGACCAGATTATGCCGGTTGATGTATACATCCCTGGATGTCCTCCACGTCCTGAATCCTTCTACTACGGTATGATGCAATTACAACGCAAAGTGAAACTCGAAAAATTCTTCGGTGGGGTAAACCGCAAAGAGAAAGAAGAAAAATAAGCTATGAATATAAAAGACAGAATATTAGAAATTGTCCCCGAAGCACAGTTTGCAGAACAGGGTGACTTAACAGCTACCATTCCTGCCGAATCCTTTCACGCATTAGCCGAAAGACTAAAGAATGACGAGGATGCGCAATTTGACTTCCTTTTAAGTCTCACCGGTATGGACTGGGGCGAAACATTGGGGGTGGTATATCACCTGGAATCTACTAAGTATGGTCACAGCATTGTACTAAAGACAATGACTGCCAACCGTGAGAATCCTGAATTGTCATCAGTAACAGATTTATGGAAAGCTGCCGATTTTAACGAACGCGAAGTGTTTGATTTCTTCGGCATTCGTTTTATTAACCACTCTGATATGCGCCGTTTGTATCTGCGTGAAGACTGGATTGGATATCCATTTCGTAAGGATTACGATGATTCATTGAATCCTCTTCGCATGACCAACGAAGTTACTGAAGATACAACTGATGAACTTTCACTGGACGATGAAGGTAACCTGGTTAACAAAACAAATATTCTTTTCGAAGACAAAGAATATGTGGTTAACATCGGTCCTCAGCACCCTGCTACTCACGGTGTACTTCGTTTCCGTACTTCTCTTGAAGGAGAAACAATCAAAAAGATTGAACCATATTGCGGATACATCCACAGAGGTATTGAAAAGATGAATGAAAGTCTGACTTATCCTCAGACACTGGCACTGACCGACCGTCTTGATTATCTTGGTGCTCACCAAAACCGTCATGCAGTTTGTATGTGTGTTGAAAAAGCAATGGGCGTAGAAGTTTCTGAACGTGTTCAGTACATCCGTACCATTATGGACGAACTTCAACGTATTGACTCTCACTTATTATTCTATTCATGTGCCTGCATGGACTTAGGTGCTTTAACAGCATTCTTCTATGGCTTCCGCGACCGTGAAAAGATTCTTGATATATTCGAAGCAACAACAGGTGGCCGTTTGATTCAGAACTATAACACCATTGGTGGTGTACAGGCAGACATTGCTCCTGACTTCGTAAAGAACGTAAAAGAATTCATTGCATATCTTCGTCCTATCCTTAAAGAATATCACGACGTATTCACAGGTAACATAATTACTCAGCAACGTTTTAAAGGTGTTGGTGTTCTTTCTCGTGAAGATGCTATTTCATTCGGTGCTACCGGAGGTACAGGACGTGCTTCAGGATGGGCATGCGACACACGTAAGCGCAAACCTTACGCAATGTACGGAAAAGTAGACTTCAAAGAAATTGTATATACTGAAGGTGACTGCTTTGCACGTTACATGGTTCGTATGGACGAGATTCTTGAATCAATGAAGATCATCGAACAACTTATTGACAACATCCCAGAGGGAGACTATCAAGTGAAAATGAAACCTATTATCCGTGTACCTGAAGGTAACTACTTTACATCTGTTGAAGGAAGCCGTGGAGAATTTGGTGTATTTATTGAAAGCCATGGAGATAAATTCCCATACCGTATGAAGTATCGTTCAACCGGACTTCCTTTGGTTTCGGTAGTAGATACCATCACACGCGGTGCCAAGATTGCAGACTTGATCTCAATTGGTGCAACGCTTGACTATGTAGTACCTGATATTGATAGATAAATAAAATAAAAAAGATATGTTTGATTTTAGTATAGTTTCAAGCTGGATACATGGCCTGCTGACAGGATTCATGCCTGAAGGCTTAGCCATTTTCCTGGAAT
This genomic interval from uncultured Bacteroides sp. contains the following:
- a CDS encoding NADH-quinone oxidoreductase subunit B — encoded protein: MEIKKPKIKSMQYEDFKDNEYLENMVAEINAEGTNVLLGKLDDLINWGRSNSLWPLTFATSCCGIEFMALGAARYDMARFGFEVARASPRQADMIMVCGTITDRMAPVLKRLYDQMPEPKYVVAVGGCAVSGGPFKKSYHVVNGVDQIMPVDVYIPGCPPRPESFYYGMMQLQRKVKLEKFFGGVNRKEKEEK
- a CDS encoding NADH-quinone oxidoreductase subunit A, coding for MNFMMLVVAVITAIALVAAALFIAKAISPRSFNPQKGEAYECGIPTRGKSWMQFRVGYYLFAILFLMFDVETVFLFPWATIVGELGVNGLISILFFFGVLILGLAYAWKKGALEWK
- a CDS encoding TrkH family potassium uptake protein, which gives rise to MINLKMIFRIMGVLVLIEAALLLFCAGVSLIYGEDILNDFLIVSAGSVVLGGLLMLMGKGASRQINRRDGYLIVTLTWILFTAIGMFPYLISGYVPRITDAFFETMSGFTTTGATVIDNIESMPHGLLFWRSLTQWVGGWGIIFFTIAMLPIFGIGSMHIFSAVAIGSTQEKVHPRISMTAKWIGYVYLTLTAAQIIFMALGGVSFFDSICHSFSTISTGGFSTKQANIAYYNSPYIEYVVSIFMILAGINFTLFFYLIKGKVKKVLFDEELRWFLWSLVIFTGIFTVALTYTNQFGAGESFRKALFQVASLHTTTGLVSADYMTWKPFLWALLVVIMFLGACSGSASGAIKSIRLLILSKMTKNEFKRMIHPNAVLPVKVKKIAISPSLQSSILLFILMYIVILVVSWVAMMAMGVGNIEAFGTVVSSISSVGPGLGLCGPAHSWSCLPDGGKWLLSFLMLLGRLELLTVLLLFTPQFWKKR
- a CDS encoding NADH-quinone oxidoreductase subunit D — encoded protein: MNIKDRILEIVPEAQFAEQGDLTATIPAESFHALAERLKNDEDAQFDFLLSLTGMDWGETLGVVYHLESTKYGHSIVLKTMTANRENPELSSVTDLWKAADFNEREVFDFFGIRFINHSDMRRLYLREDWIGYPFRKDYDDSLNPLRMTNEVTEDTTDELSLDDEGNLVNKTNILFEDKEYVVNIGPQHPATHGVLRFRTSLEGETIKKIEPYCGYIHRGIEKMNESLTYPQTLALTDRLDYLGAHQNRHAVCMCVEKAMGVEVSERVQYIRTIMDELQRIDSHLLFYSCACMDLGALTAFFYGFRDREKILDIFEATTGGRLIQNYNTIGGVQADIAPDFVKNVKEFIAYLRPILKEYHDVFTGNIITQQRFKGVGVLSREDAISFGATGGTGRASGWACDTRKRKPYAMYGKVDFKEIVYTEGDCFARYMVRMDEILESMKIIEQLIDNIPEGDYQVKMKPIIRVPEGNYFTSVEGSRGEFGVFIESHGDKFPYRMKYRSTGLPLVSVVDTITRGAKIADLISIGATLDYVVPDIDR